The Stigmatella aurantiaca DW4/3-1 genome contains the following window.
TGAAACCCCCGCCCCCGGGTGGACACCGTCAGCTCTCGCGCATGGTACACGGCGGCTCCTTCCTCAGCGGGCCGGGAGTCGCGCCACGAGGAAGTCCGCCAGCTTCTCGAGCTCCTCGGGGGCGATGGTGTGGGGCCCATCGAAAGGTAGGAACTCCACCGCGAGCCCTGCTTGGGTCAGCAGGTCGCGCAGGCGCTCGGCCCCCTGGAAGGGCAGCACGGCGTCGGACCGTCCGTGGCCCTGGAACACGGGCAGACCCTTGCGGTTCGCGGCCCGGGCCTTCCACTCCGTTTGCGCGATGGGCGCCCCGGACAGGATGCACAGGCCCGCGGGGGCCTCTTCCAGGCGCAGCGTCACATCCGTCGTCACCATGCTGCCCTGGCTGAAGCCTCCCAGGACGATGCGGCCGTAGGGCAGCTTCGTCGCCGCCGACAAGGCGGAGACCACGCCCATCACCGCCCGCCGGGCAGCGGGCAGCCCTTCGGGCACCGCGAGCGAATACTCGTCCCAGTTGCGTTGCTGGCCCATCAGCACTTCCTGGGGCAGGTGGAACCAGGCGCGGGCTCCGGGCATGCCCATCGAGGCCAGCGTCAACGGGGCGCCGGGGAAGACGAAGCGCACGTGCTGCGCCAGCTCGGGACGCAGGTTCATCAGCTCCGGTGCCAGGGGGACCAGGTCCGTGGCGGGGGCCCCGAACCCATGGCACAGGATGACGGCGAGCTCGGGGGGGGCCCCGTCCGGCAGGGCATCCACCACCTGGCAGTCCAGCTCGCCGAGCCGTGTCGAGATGCGTCGCATGGCCATGGGCGGTTACGGCTTCTTGTCGCTGATGGTGACCTTTTTCACCACCACGTCCTTGAGCGGCCGGTCCCGCGGGTCCTTCTGGACGTTGGAGATCTTCTCCACGACGTTGTAGCCCTCGATGACCTCACCAAAGATGGTGTGCCGGTTGTTCAACCACTGCGGGGTGGAGGTGGTGATGAAGAACTGGCTGCCGTTGGTGCCAGGGCCGGCGTTGGCCATGGCCAGCAGGCCCGTCTTGTCGAACTTGCGGCCGCTCTGGAACTCGTCCTCGAAGGTGTAGCCGGGCCGGCCCGTGCCGTTGCCCAGCGGATCGCCGCCCTGGATCATGAAGTTCGTGATGACGCGGTGGAACTTCGTCCCGTCATACAGGGGCCGGTGGGTCTTCTGCAGGTTGGAGGGGTCCTGCCACTCCTTCTGGCCGCTGGCCAGGCCCACGAAGTTGGCGACCGTCAGCGGCGCATCCTTCGAGAAGAGCCTCAGGATGATCTTCCCCTCGCTCGTGTCCATGACGGCGAAGAGCTCCTTGCCTTCCAGCGCGGCCTTCTGCCAGCCGGTGGCCGTGGCGGCGGCGGCGGCGACTTTCTCGGCGTGAGCTTTGTCGGCGGCCTCCTGAGGATTGGCGGTGGGGGGCGGAGGAGGGGTGGGGACGGCGGCTGCCGGGGGCGGGGGGGGCGCGGGCGGCTTGGCGGCGGGAGCCTCCTTTTCGCAAGCGGTGAAAGCGAGCAGCAGTCCAAAGGTCAGGAGTCGGGTGCGCATGGCGGGCGCATACTACCGCTCCCCGGGCTTCATTCCAGAGCCAGTGCCACCATGGCTTCGGTGAGGTCTCCCGGGTGGTGAGGGGCAAGCCCTGGGATGCCCATGAGCGCGGCCTGGGCGTGGTCCAGGTCGTCCAGGCGCACCACCCGCGAGCCGGGGATCTCCGCATCCACCGTCGCCACCAGTCCGTCGCTGGCCAGCCCATAGCGCTCGCGCATGTAGTGCGCCACCGGCCACAGCAGCGAGCGCCGGGAGTCGCGCGAGGTGGCCAGGGACACGGTGGGGATCTCCACCGGGTACGGGTGGCGGCGCACGAACTCCATCCGCCGGGGGTAGCTCAAGTCCTCCACGGACCGGGACACGCCGTAGAAGAGCAGCGGGAGGGCGATGTCCACCACCCGGCGCATCTCGGGCGAGGCCATCAGGTCATGCGCGACGGGCGAGCCGCCATAGGGGGCTTGCAGGGCCACCACCGCGCGCACGCACGCGCGCAGGTGGGGGTACATCGCCAGCGCCGAGAGGCTCTCCACGGCGCCCTTGCTGTGGCCCACCAGCACCACCGAGCGCCGGAAGAAGGCCGCGTTCTCCAGGGCCTTGCGCACCTGCGCGAGGTTGGCCTCCAGTGAGCCCTCCGTGTCCACGGAGACCGCGCAGGTCTCCAGACCCCGCTGCTCCAGGCGGAGTTGGTTGTCCTCCAGGTAGCCGAACAGCTCGTCGCCGAGCATGCCCTTCACCAGAAGGTACAGGTGACGGTTCGCCTCCGCCGGGAGCACGGGCTCGCCCCGGCGAGCCCGGGCATACAGCTCCTGGAAGCGGGGCGTTGCATCCGTGGTGGGCGCGGACTCGGCTTGAAACCACCCCGGCAGCCCCGCGCAGCCAGGTCCCCACCAGCGCTCGGCGAGGGGCAGGCCCCGGATCGACCGGACCAGCCGGGTCACCGCTCCGGGTTCCGGGGTGGGCGCGGGGACGGGCGCTGCGGAGGAGGGGGGAAGGCGTTCGGATTGCGGCATGGCCCGGATCGTACCGGCCCAGGACCCACATTCACCAACCACCCCCCCCGGAAGGCATGGCCCTCCGGGGCTGCCCCCGTGTTAGAAAGTCACGGGTCAGGGGAGGACTGGACGCTGACGACGGGACAAGAATGGCTGGTGGATGTGAGCGGCTGCTCGCCCGAGCGGCTCAAGAGCCTCGCCGTGCTCGCCGCCCTTTTCGAGGAGCTCATCGTCCTGATGGAACTCAAGGTGGTGGGACAGCCCCAGTGGCATGTGTTTCCAGAACCCGGAGGCATCACCGGGTTGACCTTGTTGGCCGAGAGCCACCTGTCCATCCACACGTTCCCGGAGCATGGCTTCGCCGCGCTCAACGTCTACTGCTGCCGGACGCGGGCGTGCCCCGACTTCCCGGCGCTGCTGGCCCGGCACCTGGGCGCGCAGTCCAGCCACGTGCGTGAACTGGTACGGGGGGTGAAGGCGTGACGCAAGGGCAATGTCCCTCCTGTGGGGCCCCTGTCGAGTTCACCGCGGGCTCCGCGCAGGTGCTCGTCTGCGGCTACTGCCAGACGGTGGTGGCCAAGAAGGGCCTCCATCTTGAGGCGCATGGGAAGATTGGCGCCATCGTGGACACGGACTCGCCCCTGCGGCTGGGGTTGGAGGGCCGTCACGACCGTGCGCCCTACCGCCTGGTGGGCCACCTCCAGAAGGACCACGGCGCGGGCCCCTGGGACGAGTGGTACGTGGAGTTCGAGAACGGGCGCACCGCCTGGCTCAGCGAGGCCGAGGGGTTCTTCTACCTCCTGTTCGAGTCGGGGGTGGAAGAGGGCCTCGCGCTGGACTCGCTGCATCCCGGGGAGCGGTTCTCCCTGCGCAACCGCTCCTATGTGGTGGAGGAGCGGGGGCATGGGCGCGTGGTGGCCGCCGAGGGGCAGCTGCCCAGCGACGTGGATCCGTCCGAGGACAGCTACTACGTGGA
Protein-coding sequences here:
- a CDS encoding alpha/beta hydrolase, with protein sequence MAMRRISTRLGELDCQVVDALPDGAPPELAVILCHGFGAPATDLVPLAPELMNLRPELAQHVRFVFPGAPLTLASMGMPGARAWFHLPQEVLMGQQRNWDEYSLAVPEGLPAARRAVMGVVSALSAATKLPYGRIVLGGFSQGSMVTTDVTLRLEEAPAGLCILSGAPIAQTEWKARAANRKGLPVFQGHGRSDAVLPFQGAERLRDLLTQAGLAVEFLPFDGPHTIAPEELEKLADFLVARLPAR
- a CDS encoding peptidylprolyl isomerase gives rise to the protein MRTRLLTFGLLLAFTACEKEAPAAKPPAPPPPPAAAVPTPPPPPTANPQEAADKAHAEKVAAAAATATGWQKAALEGKELFAVMDTSEGKIILRLFSKDAPLTVANFVGLASGQKEWQDPSNLQKTHRPLYDGTKFHRVITNFMIQGGDPLGNGTGRPGYTFEDEFQSGRKFDKTGLLAMANAGPGTNGSQFFITTSTPQWLNNRHTIFGEVIEGYNVVEKISNVQKDPRDRPLKDVVVKKVTISDKKP
- the speD gene encoding adenosylmethionine decarboxylase codes for the protein MLESHGSGEDWTLTTGQEWLVDVSGCSPERLKSLAVLAALFEELIVLMELKVVGQPQWHVFPEPGGITGLTLLAESHLSIHTFPEHGFAALNVYCCRTRACPDFPALLARHLGAQSSHVRELVRGVKA